In Microbacterium sp. ABRD28, the genomic stretch ATGGAGTGCGTGTGGCGCAGAGTGAAGTCCTTCCGGACATTCTCGACGACGATGCGGGGCCGCACGGCCACGAGATCAGAGGTCCTGGGCAAACCGACCCTCCAGACGACGGAACACCAGCTGGCCGGCGGTCAGCACCACCAGGGAGATCAGGAGGGCGATTCCCGCAAAGAGCCACAGGTTGGGAAGAGGTTGCGCCCCCGTCGGGCCGAGCGGGAACCACAAGCCGTAGTGGAACAGCTCGACCGTGGGCGTCAGCGGGTTGAGACGATACAGGGTGAAGACCGCCTCCGGCACGGCGTCGGCCACCATCTGCCACTGGTACATCACCGGCGACGCCCAGATGGACATCATCACAATGATCTCGACGAAGCTCTGCGCATCACGGAAGGTCACGTTGATCGCGCCGAATAGCAGGCCCAGACCGGTCGAGAGGATCGCGACGATCGCGAGGGCCAGGACGATCGCCGCAACCTGCCCCAGGGTCGGTGCCCAGCCGAAGAACAGTGAGATGGCGATGATCACGACGATCTGCGGAACGGTGTTCACGGCAGCCACGAACACACTCGCGATCGGGAAGACCTCGCGGGGCAGGTAGATCTTCTTGATCAAAGGAGCGTTGTCCACGAGCGAGCGCGTGCCGTTCGAGAAGGCCTCGTTGAAGAAGGTGACGATTGTGATGCCCGCAAGCAGGTAGATCGGGTAGTACTCGATGCTGCGGTTTAGCCCCAGGAAGACGCCCAGCGCAACGAAGAACACCACGAATTGCACGAGAGGCTTCACGTAGGACCAGGCCCAGCCGAAGATCGACCCGCGATAGCGTATGCCGACCTCCTTGCGGACGATCAGGGTGAGGAGGTACCGCCGACGGAAGACCTCGAGCAGGCCGCTCGATGCTCCAGGCTCAGACAGGCCGGCGGGAATGGTTTCGGATCGGCGCATACTTTTCTTCGGGATCAGTGCCAAACACCGATCTTAGCTGTTGCAGCCGACGGACCAGAACGGCTCCGCAGGTTACCGTGGA encodes the following:
- a CDS encoding ABC transporter permease encodes the protein MRRSETIPAGLSEPGASSGLLEVFRRRYLLTLIVRKEVGIRYRGSIFGWAWSYVKPLVQFVVFFVALGVFLGLNRSIEYYPIYLLAGITIVTFFNEAFSNGTRSLVDNAPLIKKIYLPREVFPIASVFVAAVNTVPQIVVIIAISLFFGWAPTLGQVAAIVLALAIVAILSTGLGLLFGAINVTFRDAQSFVEIIVMMSIWASPVMYQWQMVADAVPEAVFTLYRLNPLTPTVELFHYGLWFPLGPTGAQPLPNLWLFAGIALLISLVVLTAGQLVFRRLEGRFAQDL